Proteins from a single region of Streptomyces spectabilis:
- a CDS encoding RNA polymerase sigma-70 factor — protein MAEDAFTAHRPLLFTIAYEMLGSADDAEDVLQESYLRWRAVDPAEVEHPRAYLVRVVTRQALNHLRSVRARREDYVGPWLPEPIRTAPEVSDDAILAESVSMAMMLVLETLNPTERAVFVLHDVFGYTHGEIAASIGKTEATARQIAHRARRHVHARRRRFEPDSAATRDVVGRFLLATASGEVQPLMDLLAPDVVVLSDGGGKVTAARRPITGREDVARFALGVARAGTDTTSFEHATYNGMPAARFVVDGALDWLLAFEIHDGRITGLYGMRNPDKLHRAETVRALDRGERPVPAADAASLPGREDADRDARRDER, from the coding sequence ATGGCCGAGGACGCCTTCACCGCACACCGCCCGCTGCTGTTCACCATCGCCTACGAGATGCTCGGCAGCGCCGACGACGCCGAGGACGTGCTCCAGGAGAGCTATCTGCGCTGGCGCGCGGTCGACCCCGCGGAGGTCGAGCACCCGCGCGCCTACCTGGTCCGCGTGGTGACCCGGCAGGCCCTCAACCACCTGCGCTCGGTGCGGGCACGGCGTGAGGACTACGTCGGCCCGTGGCTGCCCGAGCCGATCCGCACTGCGCCCGAGGTGAGCGACGACGCGATCCTGGCCGAGTCGGTGTCCATGGCCATGATGCTGGTCCTGGAGACCCTGAACCCCACCGAGCGCGCGGTGTTCGTCCTGCATGACGTGTTCGGCTACACGCACGGCGAGATCGCCGCCTCGATCGGCAAGACCGAGGCCACCGCCCGGCAGATCGCCCACCGCGCCCGCCGCCACGTGCACGCGCGGCGGCGCCGCTTCGAACCCGACTCCGCCGCGACCCGCGATGTCGTCGGGCGCTTCCTGCTCGCGACGGCCAGCGGCGAGGTGCAGCCGCTGATGGACCTCCTCGCGCCCGACGTCGTGGTGCTCTCCGACGGCGGCGGCAAGGTCACCGCGGCCCGCCGCCCGATCACCGGCCGCGAGGACGTCGCCCGGTTCGCCCTCGGCGTGGCCCGCGCGGGCACCGACACGACCAGCTTCGAGCACGCCACGTACAACGGCATGCCCGCGGCCCGGTTCGTCGTCGACGGCGCGCTCGACTGGCTGCTCGCCTTCGAGATCCACGACGGCCGGATCACCGGTCTGTACGGCATGCGCAACCCCGACAAGCTGCACCGCGCCGAGACGGTGCGCGCCCTCGACAGGGGAGAGCGGCCGGTCCCGGCCGCGGATGCAGCGAGCCTCCCGGGGCGCGAGGATGCTGACAGGGACGCGCGGCGCGACGAGAGGTGA
- a CDS encoding SpoIIE family protein phosphatase has translation MDAGTEGVEAAMRRCCGGSASAATCCFLAKYGPGLGMGSFDWDLDSRLLYLDEQALALFDVRPEEFDNRPESLAGRVPPVEAHRLDSQVSQAMKDGSRTYGAYFRVRRRDGTLRWTHTQGHILRDATGRPLRIVGIVRDATRELSERTAHRERVEAEADRRRRTSIVQNTTAALAHARTVADVIDVLKDKHGLANLGASNIVMGLVESGRIRLVAEGPSGSYVAGTRVTRVDEPYPMSETVRTLSPRFIESPDDFASSYPILWPHIEHLGITAAAYLPLIAQARPIGALGLLYQDRTGFTEEERNVIVALGSSIAQSLQRAMFYEQEKDLAQGLQQAMLPRTIPGVPGADIAVRYRSAALGRDVGGDWYDVIPLPGGRVGAVIGDVQGHDTHAAAVMGQLRIVLRAYAAEGHTPATVVARASGFLHELDTDRFATCLYAEADLSTGVVQLVRAGHIDPLCRLTDGTCRRVPVDGGLPLGLSAEFGRLDYPVTTHELDPGQTLLLYTDGLVEEPGADLDDGTRALAELVSTGPRDLERLADLLCGRVDDGRGDDDAALLLLRRVAVDAPRSGGRLKQHVAPGDPEGLAEARHMIRAAVRAWGARGRADEIELAADELITNALMHTDGPAIVTLRVVSGADRRLRVDVEDSSSALPRLREASDDGVSGRGLLLVDRLADVWGVDPRGSGKCVWCEFVVPVRGAA, from the coding sequence ATGGACGCGGGCACGGAAGGTGTCGAGGCGGCCATGCGGCGCTGCTGCGGCGGCTCCGCATCCGCCGCCACCTGCTGTTTCCTCGCCAAGTACGGTCCCGGACTCGGCATGGGCAGCTTCGACTGGGACCTGGACAGCAGGCTGCTGTACCTGGACGAGCAAGCCCTCGCCCTGTTCGACGTACGCCCCGAGGAATTCGACAACCGGCCCGAGAGCCTCGCCGGGCGGGTGCCGCCCGTGGAGGCCCACCGCCTGGACAGCCAGGTCTCGCAGGCCATGAAGGACGGCAGCCGCACCTACGGCGCGTACTTCCGCGTCCGCCGCCGCGACGGCACCCTGCGCTGGACCCACACCCAGGGCCACATCCTGCGCGACGCCACCGGCCGCCCGCTGCGCATCGTCGGCATCGTGCGCGACGCCACCCGCGAGCTGAGCGAGCGGACGGCCCACCGCGAACGCGTCGAGGCGGAGGCGGACCGGCGCCGCCGCACGAGCATCGTGCAGAACACCACGGCGGCCCTCGCCCACGCCCGGACCGTCGCCGACGTCATCGACGTCCTGAAGGACAAGCACGGCCTGGCCAACCTCGGCGCGTCGAACATCGTCATGGGCCTCGTCGAGTCCGGGCGCATCCGCCTCGTCGCCGAGGGCCCTTCGGGCAGCTACGTGGCCGGCACCCGCGTCACCCGGGTCGACGAGCCGTACCCGATGAGCGAGACCGTGCGCACGCTCTCCCCGCGCTTCATCGAGTCGCCGGACGACTTCGCGTCCTCGTACCCGATCCTGTGGCCGCACATCGAGCACCTGGGCATCACCGCGGCCGCCTATCTGCCGCTGATCGCACAGGCCCGGCCCATCGGCGCGCTCGGCCTGCTCTACCAGGACAGGACCGGCTTCACCGAGGAGGAGCGCAACGTCATCGTGGCGCTCGGCAGCAGCATCGCCCAGAGCCTCCAGCGCGCCATGTTCTACGAACAGGAGAAGGACCTCGCGCAGGGGCTCCAGCAGGCCATGCTGCCGCGCACCATCCCCGGCGTGCCCGGCGCCGACATCGCCGTGCGCTACCGCAGCGCCGCCCTCGGCCGCGACGTCGGCGGCGACTGGTACGACGTCATCCCGCTGCCCGGTGGCCGCGTGGGCGCCGTCATCGGCGACGTACAGGGCCACGACACGCACGCCGCCGCCGTCATGGGCCAACTGCGCATCGTGCTGCGCGCGTACGCCGCCGAGGGCCACACCCCCGCCACCGTCGTGGCCCGCGCCTCCGGCTTCCTGCACGAGCTGGACACCGACCGCTTCGCCACCTGTCTGTACGCCGAGGCCGACCTGTCCACCGGCGTGGTGCAGCTCGTGCGCGCCGGGCACATCGACCCGCTGTGCCGGCTCACCGACGGCACCTGCCGCCGGGTGCCCGTCGACGGTGGCCTGCCGCTCGGCCTCTCCGCCGAGTTCGGGCGGCTCGACTACCCCGTCACGACCCACGAACTCGACCCCGGGCAGACCCTGTTGCTCTACACCGACGGCCTCGTCGAGGAGCCGGGGGCCGACCTCGACGACGGCACCCGCGCGCTCGCCGAACTGGTCAGCACCGGCCCTCGCGACCTGGAGCGCCTCGCCGACCTGCTGTGCGGCCGCGTCGACGACGGCCGGGGCGACGACGACGCGGCGCTGCTCCTGCTGCGCCGCGTCGCGGTGGACGCGCCGCGCTCCGGCGGACGGCTCAAGCAGCACGTCGCTCCCGGCGACCCCGAAGGGCTCGCGGAGGCCCGGCACATGATCCGCGCGGCCGTCCGCGCCTGGGGCGCGCGGGGCCGGGCCGACGAGATCGAGCTGGCCGCCGACGAGCTGATCACCAACGCCCTCATGCACACCGACGGGCCCGCCATCGTCACCCTGCGCGTCGTCAGCGGCGCCGACCGGCGCCTGCGCGTGGACGTGGAGGACTCCTCCAGCGCGCTGCCGCGCCTGCGCGAGGCCTCCGACGACGGCGTCTCGGGGCGCGGCCTGCTGCTCGTGGACCGGCTCGCGGACGTGTGGGGCGTGGACCCGCGGGGGAGCGGCAAGTGCGTGTGGTGCGAGTTCGTCGTCCCGGTGCGGGGCGCGGCCTGA